A section of the Methanothermobacter sp. genome encodes:
- a CDS encoding AIR synthase-related protein, with amino-acid sequence MDIEGFVRRNIDHMDEESLRSILADRIREFKNIDTERSLRMADAVIYEVKNTLGTDGLDDGLREIISYPLAGVGMGEMGVGSRGEGDFFVHRKIADIVSSTETGAFINPEAQDDGGVVRTDTAKGEVYITTAVDGIHSRLSEYPFLGGFHVARAALRDVCVMGSRPVALISDLHLADDGDVGKLFDFTAGVAAVSELVDVPVVAGSTLRVGGDMVLGDRLVSAVGAIGVSGTPPTARKRAEPGDIILLTEGSGGGTITTAAIYHGLFDVVWETLDVNFIRASGAIMEAGLLEVIHAMTDVTNGGLRGDAHEISSTTGVGLEFDAEAVRSMVNPRVLEMLEELEIDPLGVSIDSLMIIAPEDVSHDVMRAVEGAGVPIAEVGMVTDSGVPILIGDGEMKELRPLFREAAYTQIKKMVGDETPHDFEEMKRKVEEAARRAIEKKDMIVKLIGK; translated from the coding sequence GATAGGATACGGGAATTCAAGAATATCGACACCGAGAGGTCCCTGAGGATGGCAGATGCCGTGATATATGAGGTTAAAAATACACTTGGGACGGATGGTCTGGACGATGGATTGAGGGAGATAATATCATATCCCCTCGCCGGTGTTGGAATGGGCGAGATGGGTGTGGGATCCCGTGGAGAGGGGGACTTCTTTGTCCACAGAAAAATCGCCGATATAGTATCAAGCACAGAAACCGGGGCATTCATAAATCCCGAGGCCCAGGATGATGGTGGGGTTGTAAGGACTGACACCGCTAAGGGAGAGGTCTACATAACAACCGCCGTTGACGGAATCCACTCGAGGCTCAGCGAGTACCCCTTCCTGGGGGGCTTCCATGTTGCAAGGGCCGCCCTCAGGGATGTCTGCGTCATGGGATCCAGGCCAGTTGCACTCATAAGTGACCTGCACCTTGCAGATGATGGGGATGTTGGCAAACTCTTTGACTTCACAGCGGGTGTAGCGGCGGTCTCTGAACTGGTGGATGTCCCCGTGGTTGCAGGGAGCACATTGAGGGTCGGTGGCGACATGGTCCTCGGCGACAGGCTCGTGAGTGCGGTGGGAGCCATTGGGGTTTCAGGGACACCACCAACGGCCAGGAAGAGGGCCGAGCCAGGCGATATTATACTCCTTACAGAGGGCTCAGGAGGGGGCACCATCACCACAGCTGCCATCTACCATGGGCTCTTTGATGTTGTATGGGAGACCCTTGATGTGAACTTCATAAGGGCATCCGGGGCCATAATGGAGGCAGGGCTCCTTGAAGTGATCCATGCAATGACCGACGTCACAAATGGCGGGCTCAGGGGCGATGCCCATGAGATATCATCAACCACCGGCGTGGGCCTTGAATTCGATGCAGAGGCTGTGAGGTCAATGGTAAACCCAAGGGTACTTGAAATGCTCGAAGAACTTGAAATTGACCCCCTGGGGGTTTCAATTGACTCCCTCATGATAATAGCACCTGAGGATGTCTCCCATGATGTCATGAGGGCAGTTGAAGGTGCAGGTGTCCCCATAGCCGAGGTGGGAATGGTCACCGATTCAGGTGTTCCCATCCTCATAGGGGATGGTGAGATGAAGGAGCTCAGACCCCTCTTCCGTGAGGCCGCCTACACACAGATAAAGAAGATGGTTGGCGATGAAACACCCCATGACTTTGAGGAGATGAAGAGAAAGGTTGAGGAGGCCGCAAGGAGGGCCATAGAGAAGAAGGATATGATTGTTAAACTCATAGGGAAGTGA
- a CDS encoding radical SAM protein produces the protein MEYIPFLLVFHITGHCNLKCCYCYANRYKREHVDFDAIKDVLRQSKELGSRHVIFSGGEPLIHPEFHEILEYASELQLGIHITSNGTLLDNETTVKLKSVDAKVTISLDGAFPEINDPLRGPGTFKMAVSAIENLVDNGVYTSMRMTLLKSNLFNVRDYIELAIEKGVNRCIIERMTLSNYNKRELANLEITKEDLFHTFKILYDYKDLKCLRIGSNDPLWLIFCRKNYIDKDNICGGCTAGVAAVSINPDLTVSPCPRLDIICGSLKDHSLKSLWKKSEVFRNLRNRNLFEGCNSCQFKNLCGGCRGAAHAHGFYLGRDPQCWRLE, from the coding sequence ATGGAATATATCCCCTTTCTATTGGTATTTCACATAACTGGGCACTGCAATTTGAAGTGTTGTTATTGTTATGCAAATCGATATAAACGGGAACATGTTGACTTTGATGCTATAAAGGATGTTTTAAGACAATCAAAGGAATTAGGTTCAAGACATGTTATATTTAGTGGAGGGGAACCACTAATTCACCCAGAATTTCATGAGATATTAGAATATGCCAGTGAACTCCAACTTGGCATTCACATAACGTCTAATGGCACTCTCCTTGATAATGAAACTACAGTGAAATTAAAATCGGTGGATGCTAAAGTCACGATAAGTCTTGATGGGGCTTTTCCAGAAATAAATGACCCATTACGGGGGCCCGGGACATTCAAAATGGCTGTAAGTGCAATAGAAAATCTTGTAGACAACGGTGTTTATACTTCGATGAGAATGACTCTGCTTAAAAGTAATTTATTCAATGTACGTGATTATATTGAACTTGCTATAGAAAAAGGGGTAAATCGCTGCATAATTGAACGCATGACATTATCAAACTATAATAAAAGAGAATTAGCAAACCTAGAAATCACAAAAGAGGACCTTTTTCATACCTTTAAAATACTTTACGACTATAAGGACCTTAAATGTCTCAGAATAGGATCTAATGATCCACTCTGGCTTATTTTTTGTCGGAAAAACTATATTGATAAAGACAATATATGTGGAGGATGTACTGCAGGTGTAGCTGCTGTTTCTATTAACCCTGATTTAACAGTATCCCCTTGTCCTAGATTAGATATCATTTGTGGCAGTTTAAAGGACCATTCTTTAAAATCTCTCTGGAAAAAATCGGAGGTTTTTAGGAATTTACGTAATAGGAATCTTTTTGAAGGATGTAATTCGTGTCAATTTAAAAATCTTTGTGGTGGTTGCAGAGGAGCCGCTCATGCCCATGGATTCTATTTAGGAAGAGATCCTCAGTGCTGGAGGCTAGAATAA
- a CDS encoding radical SAM protein yields MVTKSCNITCKYCYMDSKSIDSKIEPLKPIMDIIELLETIKLEKLVLGGGEPFLRKDIFKILEDSVKRFCTSILTNGTMINKKIVEKLKYTGIDCISISLDSPHPTIHNQFRDNSFSDALESIKSCIKHGIDVDMGVCVHKKNFEYSIELIKMAEDLGLSSITFEGLNLIGRAEDRKYLQLEAQETDHFLEKVYEYLKDEKPDINVIMFYPQWVRWDSNAKGCEAAKSFFGILPNGEMVPCTNIPISLGNVLNKDFEVLWNSEIMNKIRNYRRGGCKICKYKDKCGGCRSRAYCTGDLLGSDPLCTLSHEKVI; encoded by the coding sequence ATGGTTACTAAATCGTGTAATATAACTTGTAAATACTGTTATATGGATTCAAAAAGTATAGATTCCAAAATTGAACCACTTAAACCCATAATGGATATAATAGAATTATTAGAAACCATAAAACTCGAAAAATTGGTATTGGGAGGCGGAGAACCTTTTTTAAGAAAAGATATATTCAAAATACTTGAAGATAGTGTAAAGAGGTTTTGCACCAGTATTTTAACAAATGGAACCATGATTAATAAAAAAATTGTGGAAAAACTGAAATATACAGGAATTGATTGTATAAGCATTAGTTTAGATTCACCACACCCTACAATCCATAACCAATTTAGAGATAATTCCTTTTCTGATGCTCTAGAATCCATTAAAAGCTGCATAAAACATGGAATAGATGTTGATATGGGGGTTTGTGTACATAAAAAAAATTTTGAATATTCAATAGAGCTCATTAAAATGGCTGAAGATCTTGGTCTCTCATCAATTACCTTTGAAGGACTTAATCTTATAGGAAGAGCTGAAGACCGCAAATATCTGCAACTTGAAGCGCAAGAAACAGATCATTTTTTAGAGAAAGTATACGAATATTTAAAAGATGAAAAACCGGATATCAATGTTATAATGTTTTATCCCCAATGGGTTAGATGGGACAGTAATGCTAAGGGATGTGAAGCTGCAAAAAGCTTTTTTGGCATCTTACCTAACGGAGAAATGGTACCATGCACCAATATACCTATTTCATTGGGCAATGTACTCAATAAAGATTTTGAAGTTCTATGGAATAGTGAAATTATGAATAAGATCCGGAATTACAGAAGGGGAGGTTGTAAAATATGCAAATATAAAGATAAATGTGGTGGTTGCCGAAGCAGAGCCTATTGTACAGGTGATTTACTTGGAAGCGACCCTCTATGTACATTATCTCATGAGAAGGTGATTTAG
- a CDS encoding UbiA prenyltransferase family protein, producing the protein MSNKRRIIRELITLPRPQLFPIPASAGMCGLALSSSSINFHEISNAIIIPILIWCGGQVLNDLFDSEFDKIYHPEWPIPSGLINKNLAFVYAMIFYMAGFLVAFYINIYCLITTAVAAFFATVYNQLKRRGIYGNICFGLAVASCVLIGTAINKAISMLILLVIFISSLVHMSDNILGTFPDIEADKKIGFQTLPIQIGPEYSAIISFVLFSLASLLTLLLWRVGLSIFYLPLATVAIVSILWTSFLVLKDPMKFCRLEGFWIVYSLFMGEILLYTSLIVGSCI; encoded by the coding sequence GTGTCAAATAAAAGACGTATTATCAGGGAATTAATTACCCTTCCTAGACCACAACTTTTTCCTATCCCAGCCAGTGCGGGGATGTGTGGGCTGGCTTTATCTTCATCCAGTATTAATTTTCATGAAATATCAAATGCAATAATAATACCTATTTTAATTTGGTGTGGTGGCCAGGTGTTAAATGACCTTTTTGATTCAGAGTTTGACAAAATATACCATCCTGAGTGGCCTATTCCATCAGGGTTGATAAATAAAAATCTGGCTTTTGTTTATGCAATGATCTTTTATATGGCCGGGTTTTTAGTTGCATTCTACATAAACATTTATTGTTTAATAACAACAGCTGTTGCGGCTTTTTTTGCTACAGTATACAATCAATTAAAGAGAAGAGGCATTTATGGGAATATTTGTTTTGGTTTGGCTGTGGCTTCATGCGTGTTAATTGGAACAGCTATAAATAAGGCCATATCCATGTTAATTTTACTTGTTATATTTATATCAAGCTTGGTTCATATGAGTGATAATATACTTGGGACTTTTCCTGACATTGAAGCAGATAAAAAGATTGGTTTTCAAACATTACCTATACAAATAGGACCCGAATACTCGGCCATCATTAGTTTTGTACTTTTTTCACTGGCAAGTTTACTTACTCTGTTATTATGGAGAGTGGGCTTGAGTATTTTCTATTTGCCTTTGGCTACTGTGGCTATAGTCTCTATATTATGGACTTCTTTTCTTGTTTTAAAGGATCCTATGAAATTCTGTAGACTAGAAGGGTTCTGGATTGTATATTCATTATTCATGGGTGAAATATTGCTTTATACATCTTTGATAGTAGGTTCCTGTATCTAA
- a CDS encoding energy-coupling factor transporter transmembrane component T, which yields MIEYINSDSIIHKLNPFTKFLFSLIVLTASIITSSVWILASLITVSIICWLTARIPLKNFKVLLIVIVAMIVIGTLTQSLFFTEKPGYTGTKTVLFNIIPYDLPVIGALPITLEGLKYGIIFSMRMTAIVISSLLLPITTHPTEIILMLKRMKFPEWLILVITMSIRFLPMSIQNFNTMRNAQRLRKGRLELKDLLLLLESLIIISVLTAKKMALSLEIKAFGHSKKRTSFKTLQFRFRDLIFTLFSITILFIALLDRWWS from the coding sequence ATGATTGAGTATATAAACTCAGATTCAATAATCCACAAATTGAATCCCTTTACAAAATTTTTATTCTCCCTCATAGTTTTAACTGCGAGCATAATAACATCTTCCGTATGGATTCTGGCATCTTTAATAACGGTTTCTATAATTTGCTGGTTAACCGCAAGGATTCCCCTTAAAAATTTTAAAGTATTACTCATTGTCATAGTTGCAATGATTGTAATCGGTACTTTAACTCAATCTCTATTCTTTACAGAGAAACCCGGATACACTGGAACCAAAACAGTTCTTTTTAATATAATTCCATATGATCTGCCAGTAATAGGTGCTCTACCCATCACACTTGAAGGACTAAAGTATGGAATTATCTTTTCCATGAGAATGACAGCAATAGTAATTTCGTCACTCCTACTTCCTATCACGACACACCCAACTGAAATAATACTAATGTTAAAAAGGATGAAATTTCCAGAGTGGTTGATTCTGGTTATTACAATGTCCATCCGTTTTTTACCCATGAGCATCCAAAACTTCAACACCATGAGAAATGCTCAGCGACTTAGAAAGGGTAGGCTTGAATTGAAGGATCTTCTTTTGCTTTTGGAGTCTCTCATCATAATATCAGTTTTAACAGCAAAGAAGATGGCACTTTCACTGGAAATTAAAGCATTTGGACACAGCAAAAAAAGGACCTCCTTTAAGACCCTTCAATTCCGTTTCCGGGATTTAATATTCACCTTGTTTTCAATCACGATTCTTTTTATAGCGCTACTCGACAGGTGGTGGTCCTGA
- a CDS encoding energy-coupling factor transporter ATPase, which produces MDAIQIKNFSFRYAGSDKPALRRINFTVKKGEFVGITGKSGCGKSTLLYALRGIIPHAVKGERRGSVRVWGLDTEENGIETLTSHVGMVFQNPELQIFSVTVEDEVAFVAENLGYSPDKIEECVDFALNAVDIAEIRYRYPHDLSGGEKQKLAIASVLSVKPEILLLDEPTSELDAKGRHMVLETLRKLNSKGMTVIIAEHNLDEVAPLMDRLIILDEGRVRVSGKPENVFRSKKFFELKLRAPQVVEVGMKLREQKVPLSIYDATECLKNKLHDIQVQRYDCQTPRGKPVIEVRNLFFQKDGRKILDNINMHINRGEVVGLIGPNGSGKTTLAMMLTGILRPSKGKIRILDEFVDGNPRKVHGKIGFLFQNPEHQIFCSSVKSEVKYGAENRGDLVSALLKKMDLEKFEDKHPLTLSRGELQRVATATVLSMDPEILIIDEPTTGQDWDHVKGFMDFLMGLRTKGKTILLITHDMRVAAEYCQRLLVMKKGKIVMDSYTRNVFANVEFLKEADLKPPPISEISRMAGINPPLLRVHEIRLKKCG; this is translated from the coding sequence ATGGACGCAATCCAAATAAAAAATTTTTCATTTCGTTACGCAGGTTCAGATAAACCCGCACTTCGGAGAATAAACTTTACAGTAAAAAAAGGGGAATTTGTTGGAATCACGGGAAAATCAGGCTGTGGAAAATCTACTCTCCTTTATGCTTTAAGAGGGATAATCCCCCATGCAGTTAAAGGTGAAAGGCGGGGTTCAGTCAGAGTCTGGGGACTCGATACAGAGGAAAATGGAATAGAAACACTCACATCTCATGTGGGTATGGTGTTCCAGAATCCAGAACTTCAGATTTTTAGTGTAACCGTTGAGGATGAAGTTGCCTTTGTAGCTGAGAACTTAGGTTATTCCCCTGACAAAATAGAGGAATGTGTAGATTTTGCACTAAACGCTGTGGATATAGCCGAAATCAGATATCGTTACCCTCATGATTTATCTGGCGGAGAAAAACAGAAGCTGGCCATAGCATCTGTCTTATCAGTTAAACCTGAAATCCTATTATTGGATGAGCCAACATCGGAACTTGATGCAAAGGGAAGACACATGGTTCTTGAAACCCTAAGAAAATTGAATTCTAAAGGCATGACTGTAATAATTGCGGAACATAACCTTGATGAGGTAGCCCCCCTTATGGACAGGTTGATTATTCTGGATGAAGGCCGAGTCAGAGTTTCTGGAAAGCCAGAGAATGTATTCAGATCTAAAAAATTTTTTGAACTAAAATTAAGAGCTCCCCAAGTTGTTGAGGTCGGTATGAAGCTTAGAGAGCAGAAAGTTCCTCTATCGATATATGATGCTACGGAGTGTCTGAAAAATAAACTCCATGATATCCAGGTTCAGAGATATGATTGTCAGACTCCTCGGGGAAAACCGGTAATTGAGGTGAGGAATCTCTTCTTCCAGAAGGATGGTAGGAAAATTCTAGATAATATCAATATGCATATCAATAGGGGAGAGGTTGTAGGGCTAATCGGTCCGAATGGTTCAGGAAAAACAACCCTCGCAATGATGCTAACGGGCATTTTAAGACCTTCGAAAGGAAAAATTAGGATTCTAGACGAATTTGTAGATGGAAACCCACGAAAAGTTCATGGAAAAATTGGGTTTCTTTTTCAGAACCCAGAACATCAAATTTTCTGCAGTTCTGTAAAATCTGAGGTTAAATATGGAGCTGAAAATAGGGGGGATCTGGTTTCTGCCCTGCTAAAAAAGATGGATCTTGAGAAGTTTGAGGATAAACATCCACTAACCCTTAGTAGGGGGGAGTTGCAGAGAGTAGCAACTGCCACAGTACTTTCAATGGATCCTGAAATACTTATTATAGATGAACCAACGACTGGGCAGGACTGGGATCATGTAAAGGGGTTCATGGATTTTCTCATGGGCCTGAGAACGAAAGGAAAGACGATTCTCCTCATTACACATGATATGAGAGTAGCTGCAGAGTACTGCCAGAGGCTGCTTGTAATGAAAAAGGGGAAGATAGTGATGGATTCATACACACGGAATGTCTTTGCAAATGTGGAATTCCTTAAGGAAGCCGACCTGAAACCTCCACCTATTTCCGAGATAAGTCGGATGGCAGGTATAAATCCGCCTCTTCTCAGGGTGCATGAGATCAGATTAAAGAAATGTGGGTGA
- a CDS encoding ABC transporter ATP-binding protein — protein MLGLIKLAGKRRVKLFIACSLHVIASALAVVPFLVIYLIFIEIFSGSCNHRRVWMLMALIPIIYLAMSAILVSAYNVSHAAAYEILADTRIDLGRKFFNLPMGYFNDKNTGELETVMNENVEILELFLAHHLPEMISTVFVPLSLALILFLMDWRMAMASILPVTLAMAVIMTKDQKWKDMIDAYLRAQAEINSTILEYVEGIKVIKAFNQTPNSFRRYLNTMACWRESMIEWSRERALPFTIYQALITSTPIFIIPAGLLLYNLEIISKDTFLMFLILGPVLGSLFMRIYDFLRYGVEEKECVNRIRKVLNADEMIDNGNENVEYFDITFRNVYFAYETGNAVLKGISFHVPNGTRCAIVGPSGAGKTTIARLICRFWDVDDGEILVGGCDIKDMSVKDLLSHVSMVLQEPYLFNDTILENIKMGNPDASVDDVIVASKVAGCHKFIEKLPNGYLTCVGESGVKLSGGEKQRISIARAFLKDAPIVIIDEATAFLDPENEAIIQEAVSKLTSNKTVIVITHKLHTIREVENILVIKEGKIVERGHFDELITKDGLFREMWHDYMSSMNWSIKKVR, from the coding sequence GTGCTGGGGCTCATTAAACTGGCTGGAAAAAGGAGAGTTAAACTTTTCATAGCATGTTCATTGCATGTAATCGCTTCTGCTCTGGCAGTAGTCCCATTCCTTGTGATATACCTTATTTTCATTGAGATATTCAGTGGATCCTGCAACCATCGGAGGGTATGGATGCTAATGGCTTTAATACCAATTATCTACTTGGCAATGTCAGCTATCCTTGTATCTGCATACAATGTATCACATGCTGCAGCATATGAAATCCTTGCAGACACCAGAATTGATCTGGGAAGGAAATTTTTCAATTTGCCAATGGGATATTTCAATGATAAGAATACTGGTGAACTGGAAACAGTAATGAATGAGAATGTAGAAATTCTTGAGCTTTTTTTAGCCCACCACCTTCCAGAGATGATAAGTACAGTATTTGTACCTTTATCCCTTGCATTGATACTCTTCTTAATGGATTGGAGGATGGCAATGGCTTCTATACTACCAGTGACCCTTGCAATGGCTGTGATCATGACAAAAGATCAGAAATGGAAAGATATGATCGACGCGTATCTTAGGGCTCAGGCAGAAATTAATTCAACAATTTTGGAATACGTAGAGGGTATTAAGGTGATTAAGGCCTTCAATCAAACACCCAATTCATTCAGGCGCTATCTAAACACCATGGCTTGCTGGAGGGAAAGTATGATTGAATGGTCAAGAGAAAGGGCCCTTCCCTTCACGATTTACCAGGCTCTGATAACATCCACCCCAATATTTATAATTCCGGCGGGTCTTTTGCTATATAACCTAGAAATTATTTCTAAGGATACATTTTTAATGTTTCTCATACTCGGTCCAGTTTTAGGAAGCCTCTTTATGCGCATATATGACTTTTTAAGGTACGGTGTTGAGGAAAAGGAATGCGTAAATAGGATCAGGAAGGTGTTAAATGCAGATGAGATGATTGATAATGGAAATGAAAATGTTGAATACTTTGATATAACATTCAGGAATGTTTATTTTGCCTATGAAACCGGAAATGCTGTGCTGAAGGGTATAAGCTTTCATGTACCGAACGGAACAAGATGTGCCATCGTTGGACCTTCTGGGGCGGGTAAAACCACGATAGCAAGGTTGATATGTAGATTCTGGGATGTCGACGATGGTGAGATTCTCGTTGGAGGATGCGACATAAAGGATATGTCAGTAAAGGATCTTCTATCACATGTTTCAATGGTTCTACAGGAACCATACCTCTTCAATGATACGATACTGGAGAATATCAAGATGGGAAATCCTGATGCATCTGTTGATGATGTAATTGTGGCTTCAAAGGTCGCTGGGTGTCATAAATTCATAGAAAAACTTCCTAATGGTTATTTAACTTGTGTAGGTGAAAGTGGCGTGAAATTGAGTGGTGGAGAAAAACAGAGAATTTCAATTGCAAGGGCATTTTTAAAGGATGCACCTATCGTTATAATTGATGAAGCCACGGCATTTCTTGATCCGGAAAACGAGGCGATAATACAGGAAGCTGTAAGTAAGTTAACCTCTAATAAAACTGTCATTGTGATAACTCATAAACTTCATACAATACGTGAAGTGGAAAATATACTTGTCATTAAAGAAGGAAAAATAGTTGAAAGGGGACATTTTGATGAATTGATAACTAAAGACGGTCTTTTCAGGGAAATGTGGCATGATTATATGTCATCGATGAACTGGAGTATTAAAAAGGTGAGATGA
- a CDS encoding ABC transporter ATP-binding protein: MYSRLFHLVGKNKNQLKFTLILMSIYGIIKTAPLAFLYLIIVEFLKPVLNIPRILTIYLLMVVSYVIINSIDHYLFLRSMQQGLKISYDLRMKLGNKLTKISLGIFTKKTTGEFNTTLSEYVSRVEYFITYMAPYLITSKASFIFIIIIFFILDWRIALASISAIPLIWMAFRYSDKISEKVKRERERSLFRLNSRIVEFIECMPAIKIFNQEFSSLNKLRKSVEDFRDRNINTVSATVIPNIILLISSSLLIGFIMPASLYLYFRGALNSEILVFCLIAAPALSEALAHYLYGYLHMKHSVGKAMNHIIKLLEMKTLPESCESREPEKFDIEFENVTFYYEEKKILDNISFRVPENSITALVGPSGAGKTTITNLILRFWDPTSGKVKIGGYDLRDMDMETLFSCVSIVFQDVILFNNTVKENIRIGRNDASDDEVIKAAKAARCHEFIIQLPRGYDTVIGEKGARLSGGERQRIAIARAILKDSPILILDEATVYVDPGNEKSIQEALGELIRNRTVLMIAHRLSTIRSADQIIVIKDGKIAEKGKHNELMKQNGLYRYLWEIQESAEAWKI, from the coding sequence ATGTATAGTAGATTATTTCACCTTGTGGGAAAAAATAAGAATCAGTTAAAGTTCACACTTATTTTAATGTCAATTTATGGCATTATCAAAACTGCCCCTCTAGCTTTTCTTTATTTAATTATAGTAGAGTTTTTAAAGCCCGTTCTTAATATTCCAAGGATTTTAACCATATACTTACTTATGGTGGTTAGCTACGTAATCATAAACAGCATTGACCACTATCTGTTTCTCAGATCAATGCAGCAAGGCCTTAAAATTTCCTATGATCTCAGAATGAAACTTGGAAATAAATTAACAAAAATATCACTGGGGATTTTCACAAAAAAAACCACGGGAGAGTTTAATACAACACTTAGCGAATATGTGAGCAGGGTGGAATATTTCATAACATATATGGCACCATACCTAATTACCTCAAAGGCATCATTTATTTTTATCATAATCATTTTTTTTATTTTGGATTGGAGGATTGCACTGGCTTCCATTTCAGCGATTCCTCTGATTTGGATGGCCTTTAGATATTCTGATAAAATTTCTGAAAAGGTCAAAAGGGAACGAGAAAGGTCACTTTTCAGACTGAATTCACGGATAGTTGAATTCATAGAATGCATGCCAGCCATAAAAATTTTCAATCAGGAATTTTCTAGCCTTAATAAGTTGAGAAAAAGTGTAGAGGATTTTAGGGATAGGAACATAAACACTGTATCGGCTACAGTAATTCCTAATATAATCCTCCTTATATCTTCAAGTTTACTGATAGGATTCATCATGCCAGCATCATTATATCTTTATTTCAGGGGGGCACTGAACTCTGAAATCCTCGTATTCTGTTTAATAGCCGCACCTGCACTCTCAGAGGCTCTCGCACATTATCTTTATGGTTACCTCCACATGAAACATTCAGTTGGTAAAGCAATGAATCACATAATCAAACTTTTAGAGATGAAAACCCTTCCAGAATCATGTGAAAGCAGAGAACCTGAAAAATTTGATATCGAATTTGAAAATGTTACCTTTTACTATGAGGAGAAAAAAATACTCGATAACATCAGTTTCAGAGTTCCTGAGAACAGTATAACGGCACTTGTGGGCCCATCAGGCGCTGGTAAGACAACCATTACAAATCTCATCCTCCGATTCTGGGACCCTACCTCAGGTAAGGTGAAGATTGGAGGCTATGATCTGCGGGATATGGATATGGAGACGCTCTTTTCATGTGTTTCCATAGTCTTTCAAGATGTCATACTTTTCAATAACACCGTTAAGGAGAATATAAGAATTGGAAGGAATGATGCAAGTGATGATGAAGTCATAAAGGCTGCCAAGGCTGCCAGGTGCCATGAATTTATAATTCAACTCCCCCGGGGATATGATACTGTCATAGGGGAAAAAGGGGCAAGGTTAAGTGGCGGGGAAAGACAGAGGATAGCGATAGCCAGAGCAATTCTTAAGGATTCACCAATTCTTATTCTGGATGAGGCAACTGTTTATGTGGATCCTGGAAACGAAAAATCGATACAGGAGGCACTCGGAGAATTGATCAGGAACCGAACAGTTCTTATGATCGCTCACAGACTTTCCACAATAAGATCAGCAGACCAGATAATAGTCATTAAAGATGGTAAAATCGCTGAAAAGGGTAAACATAATGAGTTAATGAAACAAAATGGACTTTATAGGTATTTATGGGAGATCCAGGAATCTGCAGAAGCATGGAAAATTTAA